CGCCGTCATGTGCCGCCACCGTCTCGTCGACCCAGCGCGCCATCGGCGGGCGCATCCGCACGGCCGACGCGTTGACCATCAGGACGACGGTGATCTTCGACGCGGGGTAATAGCGCAACTCCGTGAGATAGCCCGGGAAGAAGCCGCTGTGCCCACGCACCGGACCCGCCGCGGTGCTGTCGCGGAGGATCATGCCGAGGCCGTAGTTCGTGCCCGCACCGAGCATCCGCGCCGGCGTGCCACGCGTCGCCCGCGCGAGCAGCGAGTCGCCGTGAATCGCGCCGCCGAAATACGCTGCTGCCCCAGCGGGAAGGCATCGGCCGCGCTTGCGGCATAGCCGCCACCGGCCCCCTCGAACTGCGGGTTGACGATCATCACGCCACCGTCGAGCATCGCGTCGCGGCCGCCGAAGGGATTCTGGGCACCGGCATAGCCCTGCACCACGCCGGGAAGCGTCCGTGAATCCGAGGGGAGCGTGTTGGTCAACTTCATCGGCACCAGGAAGCGGCGGCGGATTTCGTCGTCGATCGGCTTCCCGGTGATCCGCTCCAGCACCCGCGCGAGCAGCCATGCAGTTGGTGTCGGAGTAGTCCCACCCGGCACCGGGGGCAAACGGTGGCGTGGCGCCGTGCAGGTAGCGCACCTGGTCGCGCGGATCCCAGACGCGCCCGGGATCGGACGTCAGCGTCGCGGTGAACTCGGGGCGAAATTCGTAGCGGACAATCCCCGACGTGTGGGTCATCAGCTGCCGCACGGTGATGCTCGACGCGTTGGCGACCGAGTCCCACCACCCTTGACCGCCCACATATCGGCTCACCGGCGCATCGAGCGAGAGTTTTCCTCGCGCACCAGCCGCATCGCGACGGCGGCGACGAAGCCTTCCCGACGTCTCCCCATGAGCAGGCGTGCATCGGGGCGCAGCGGCCGCTTCAGGGCGGCGGCCGCTATGCCGCTGGCGATGGCGACGACCCGGCCATCGGGGAAGGCGACTCCCAGGACCGCCCCGGGGACACCGGTGGCGGTGCGATAGCTGTCGAGGCGGGCCTGCAGGGTGCGCTCGACCGTGTCCTGCGGGGCGAGCGTGGCGAGCGCGAGGAGCAGGAGAGGAGTCATGCCCGAAGGATACGGCAATGGTCGGGGCCGGGTTTCCCCGACCCCGACCACACCGGTTCACTTCGCCGGCGACACCGCCGTGACGAGGCCTCGCGCGGAGCCGATCCACTCCACGGCCATCCCCCGTGCCGCGAGCCGTGCGATCAGCGCCGCCTGCTCGACC
The window above is part of the Gemmatimonadota bacterium genome. Proteins encoded here:
- a CDS encoding serine hydrolase, with product MPGASGIRATRCATCTAPRHRLPPVPGGTTPTPTAWLLARVLERITGKPIDDEIRRRFLVPMKLTNTLPSDSRTLPGVVQGYAGAQNPFGGRDAMLDGGVMIVNPQFEGAGGGYAASAADAFPLGQQRISAARFTATRCSRGRRVARRRGCSVRARTTASA